Part of the Tissierellales bacterium genome is shown below.
CTAATGCATCTGGCATATACATCATATCCATAAATGTTCCTTTTTTTAGTGGACACGAGAACTTTTTATTTTTTAGCGCCTCGTAGTAAATGTGTACAGCATAATCTGTAGTTCCTCCGCCTGGAAGTGTTTCATACGATATAAGTCCTGGGAATCGAACCCCTCTAGCGTCAACTCCAAATTTTTTGTGGTAATAATCACTCAATACTTCTCCTGCAACCTTAGTCACTCCGTATATAGTGCTAGGTCTTTGAATAGTATCTTGTGGCGTTAAATCTGCTGGAGTAAGTGGTCCAAATGCAGCTATAGAACTAGGTGTAAATATCGAACATCCTTGTTCTTTACCAATATCCAATACATTTTTAAGTCCACCCATATTTATATTCCATGCAAGTGATGGATCCTTTTCTGCTGTTGCTGACAATAGTGCTGCTAAGTGAATAATAGTATCTGCTTTGTACTTTGAAACTAATTCAGACATTGCCTTACCATCTGTAACATCTAATGTTTCAAAAGGACCTGCTGTTGCAGCTTCACATTCCTTGAATTTTAAATCAGTGGCTATAACATTATCTTGACCATAAATATTT
Proteins encoded:
- a CDS encoding L-threonine 3-dehydrogenase, whose product is MKKILVTGALGQVGSELVMKMRNIYGQDNVIATDLKFKECEAATAGPFETLDVTDGKAMSELVSKYKADTIIHLAALLSATAEKDPSLAWNINMGGLKNVLDIGKEQGCSIFTPSSIAAFGPLTPADLTPQDTIQRPSTIYGVTKVAGEVLSDYYHKKFGVDARGVRFPGLISYETLPGGGTTDYAVHIYYEALKNKKFSCPLKKGTFMDMMYMPDALDAVVNLMEADGSKLIHRNAFNITAMSFDPEEIAQSIKKYMPEFEMTYDLNPTLQGIADSWPNSIDDTAARNEWGWSPKYDLDKMTQDMFAKLKIKFEK